A genomic stretch from Chitinophaga lutea includes:
- a CDS encoding inositol monophosphatase family protein: MLKTTLLKATQAGAKVLQEYFNGTFTVSHKSTVNDLVTEADKAAETAIINVIREDYPDHQILSEEAGEIKMDSSIKWIIDPIDGTVNFAHGVPLCCVSIGVEQDGEMILGAVYNPLMNELFFAQKGFGATLNDRRISVSSKTNVSNAFMVTGFPYLWEEEQPNHALVTLERFLKQGLPVRRLGSAAIDLCWVACGRFDAFWEHHLNAWDSAAGYLIVQEAGGKVTDFKGNTYSPYQKQILATNGHLHNDLLKEINR; this comes from the coding sequence ATGTTGAAAACTACCTTACTCAAAGCTACGCAAGCCGGTGCAAAGGTTTTACAGGAATATTTTAACGGTACTTTCACAGTTTCCCATAAATCTACGGTAAACGACCTGGTTACGGAGGCCGATAAAGCCGCGGAAACTGCCATTATCAATGTTATCCGGGAAGATTACCCTGACCACCAGATCCTCAGCGAAGAAGCCGGGGAAATAAAAATGGACTCTTCGATCAAATGGATCATCGACCCGATCGACGGGACGGTGAATTTCGCCCATGGCGTTCCCCTCTGCTGCGTGAGCATCGGGGTGGAGCAGGATGGAGAAATGATACTCGGCGCGGTATACAACCCGCTGATGAACGAGCTGTTCTTTGCTCAGAAGGGCTTCGGCGCCACGCTGAACGACCGCCGCATCAGCGTTTCCTCCAAAACCAATGTTTCCAACGCCTTTATGGTGACCGGTTTCCCTTACCTCTGGGAAGAGGAGCAGCCGAACCATGCCCTGGTGACCCTGGAGCGCTTCCTGAAGCAGGGCCTGCCGGTACGCCGCCTGGGCTCAGCCGCTATCGACCTTTGCTGGGTGGCCTGCGGGCGTTTCGACGCCTTCTGGGAACACCACCTCAACGCCTGGGACTCCGCCGCAGGGTACCTCATCGTACAGGAAGCCGGCGGTAAGGTGACGGACTTCAAAGGCAACACCTATTCCCCCTACCAGAAACAAATACTGGCCACCAACGGCCACCTGCATAACGACCTGCTGAAAGAGATCAACAGATAA